From the genome of Halomonas sp. I5-271120, one region includes:
- a CDS encoding DNA methyltransferase, with protein MATPYLMGYVLHLVIETAWFRENKSEIWPFDRYKYIDEDGIYTGSQSVHNPGKEGYRYDVIHPETGMPCKQPMMGYRFPEATMKRLIEDGRVLFGDDETKLVELKVYVKDYRAKLSSLFELDGRVGTNEIKDVFPEHGRPFDFPKPTGLVETLLSFTTSGNDIVLDSFAGSGTTAQAVMQLNNSDSQDRKFILVEMKDSIAEEITAERVRRVLEGYSNKKGNAIEGLGGGFRYYRLSDESMFDAFGQVRDDVTFEQLAEFVWFKETGTGLPPGGAGEKRFTSPLLGIHEGQAIYLLFNGILGDKSINGGNVLTGPVLDSLPAHDGPKTFYAAACRLGASRLRREQIVFKQTPYALDQ; from the coding sequence ATGGCAACACCGTACCTGATGGGTTACGTGTTGCACTTGGTCATTGAGACCGCCTGGTTTAGAGAGAATAAGAGTGAAATTTGGCCATTTGATAGATATAAATATATAGATGAAGATGGTATTTATACTGGTAGCCAAAGTGTTCATAACCCGGGAAAGGAAGGGTATCGTTACGATGTAATACACCCTGAAACGGGTATGCCATGCAAGCAGCCTATGATGGGGTACCGTTTCCCGGAGGCGACGATGAAGCGCTTGATAGAAGACGGTCGCGTACTATTTGGGGACGATGAGACTAAACTTGTTGAGCTGAAGGTTTATGTAAAGGATTATCGTGCTAAGCTTTCGAGCCTTTTTGAGCTGGATGGTCGAGTCGGCACTAACGAAATAAAGGATGTCTTTCCAGAGCATGGTAGACCCTTTGACTTTCCCAAGCCCACAGGGCTTGTGGAGACGCTTTTGAGCTTTACGACATCAGGGAATGATATTGTTCTTGATTCCTTTGCTGGGTCCGGTACGACAGCACAAGCTGTCATGCAGCTCAATAACTCGGATAGCCAGGATAGGAAGTTCATTTTGGTTGAGATGAAGGACAGCATTGCTGAAGAGATTACGGCGGAACGTGTGCGCCGCGTGTTGGAAGGTTATTCTAATAAGAAAGGAAATGCTATTGAGGGGTTGGGTGGTGGTTTTCGCTATTACCGTTTGAGTGATGAGTCGATGTTCGATGCCTTCGGGCAGGTACGTGATGACGTCACGTTCGAGCAGCTGGCGGAATTCGTCTGGTTCAAGGAAACCGGTACCGGGTTGCCACCCGGCGGAGCGGGCGAGAAACGCTTCACCTCGCCCTTGCTCGGCATTCATGAAGGGCAGGCCATTTATCTACTTTTCAATGGCATTCTAGGCGACAAAAGCATCAATGGCGGTAATGTGCTGACCGGGCCGGTGCTGGATAGCCTGCCAGCCCATGATGGCCCCAAAACCTTCTATGCGGCGGCCTGTCGTCTGGGAGCTTCGCGCTTGCGTCGTGAGCAGATCGTATTCAAGCAAACGCCCTACGCCCTCGATCAATAA
- a CDS encoding IS3 family transposase (programmed frameshift), translating into MRYPAERKEAILKKMAPPMSMTVPELAEQEGITATTLYNWRKQARTRGQVLPSRSTQPDQWTSQEKFQIVLETAPMNEAELSAYCRERGLYPEQVEAWRDACMNANGDAPAQAKQQRQARKEEQKRLRKLERELRRKDKALAETAALLALSKKAEAIWGDQRRGRLTSLPDRQRIVTLVQDAQRDGARLAKACQVMGINVRTYYRWVAEGEVTADRRPDADRPEPANKLSPEEREAIVALCNAPEYRSRPPAFIVADQADKGCYLASESTMYRVLHEVGQQHHRGHQQAPQRKRPPTTHQATAPNRLWCWDISWLPGPARGTWWYLYLIMDVFSRKIVGHEVYETETGELAAELIQKACWREHLTDLHKPLILHSDNGSPMKAATFLEKLYDLGITPSYNRPRVSNDNAFAESAFKTLKYRPGFPADGFATLAEAQDWVQQFTEWYNHEHRHSALRYVTPSQRHNGEAKGILAQRREVFEAAKQRHPKRWSGDIRKLSLPEVVHLNPERDPVPQAAGF; encoded by the exons ATGCGTTACCCCGCAGAACGTAAGGAAGCCATCCTCAAGAAGATGGCGCCGCCCATGAGCATGACCGTCCCGGAACTGGCCGAGCAGGAAGGCATCACCGCGACAACCCTCTACAATTGGCGAAAACAGGCCAGAACAAGAGGACAGGTTTTGCCATCACGTTCGACCCAGCCCGACCAGTGGACCAGCCAAGAGAAGTTCCAGATCGTCCTGGAAACGGCCCCGATGAACGAGGCCGAACTCAGCGCCTATTGCCGTGAGCGCGGGCTCTACCCCGAGCAGGTGGAGGCCTGGCGGGATGCCTGCATGAACGCCAATGGCGATGCCCCAGCGCAGGCCAAGCAACAGCGCCAGGCCCGCAAGGAGGAGCAGAAGCGGCTCCGCAAGCTGGAGCGAGAACTGCGCCGCAAGGACAAGGCACTGGCCGAGACGGCGGCGCTGCTGGCCTTGTCAAAAAAGGCAGAGGCGATCTGGGGC GACCAACGACGAGGACGACTGACCAGCCTCCCGGATCGCCAGCGCATCGTGACCCTGGTGCAAGATGCCCAGCGTGACGGTGCTCGGCTGGCCAAGGCCTGTCAGGTGATGGGCATCAACGTAAGGACCTACTACCGCTGGGTCGCTGAGGGCGAGGTGACGGCTGATCGCCGTCCCGATGCCGACCGTCCGGAGCCGGCCAACAAGCTGTCTCCCGAGGAGCGAGAGGCAATCGTGGCGCTGTGCAATGCCCCCGAGTATCGGAGCCGCCCTCCGGCCTTCATCGTGGCCGATCAAGCGGATAAGGGCTGCTACCTGGCCTCTGAGTCGACGATGTACCGAGTGCTTCATGAAGTTGGCCAGCAACATCACCGGGGCCACCAGCAGGCCCCACAGCGCAAGCGCCCTCCGACCACGCATCAAGCCACGGCGCCGAACCGCCTTTGGTGCTGGGACATTTCGTGGCTTCCCGGCCCCGCGCGTGGCACCTGGTGGTACCTGTACCTGATCATGGATGTCTTCAGCCGCAAGATCGTTGGGCACGAAGTCTACGAGACGGAGACCGGTGAGCTGGCCGCTGAGCTGATCCAGAAGGCCTGCTGGCGAGAGCACCTCACCGATCTTCACAAGCCCTTGATTCTGCACTCAGATAACGGCAGTCCGATGAAGGCGGCAACATTCCTGGAGAAGCTCTACGACTTGGGCATCACCCCGTCGTACAACCGGCCGAGGGTCAGCAATGACAACGCCTTCGCCGAGTCGGCCTTCAAGACGCTGAAGTACCGGCCGGGCTTCCCCGCCGACGGTTTCGCCACCCTAGCCGAGGCCCAGGACTGGGTTCAGCAATTTACCGAGTGGTACAACCACGAGCACCGTCACAGCGCCCTTCGCTACGTCACGCCGAGCCAGCGCCATAACGGCGAGGCCAAAGGCATCTTGGCGCAGCGCCGAGAGGTCTTCGAGGCGGCGAAGCAACGTCACCCGAAGCGCTGGTCGGGTGACATCCGGAAACTCAGCCTGCCAGAGGTAGTGCACCTGAACCCCGAGAGGGACCCGGTGCCACAGGCAGCAGGGTTTTAA
- a CDS encoding IS30 family transposase — MTYCYRHLTAEDRAAIMMMRTTHSIRAIACHLGRAPSTVSREIARHTIDSIKGYDASLAGYRARLTRHRPRQRPKLHPDGELFEVVVHLLRKYWSPQQIARTLKRMSPNDSHRQVSHEAIYNALYVMPRGSLKKELIACLRQGNGKRRPRSRGSDRRQQIPDLVSIHMRPPEIEDRLMPGHWEGDLIIGANNRSAVGTLVERTTRLVILAKVDGTTATAAAVGFSDKLNEVPRSLRLSMTYDQGREMVKHAEITQKTGTAIYFADPHSPWQRGSNENTNGLLRQYLPKGTDLSVYSQEELDAIADSLNTRPRKTLDWRTPMEVYAEVLKKSVAGPGTLQ; from the coding sequence ATGACCTACTGCTACCGCCATCTCACTGCTGAAGACCGAGCTGCCATCATGATGATGCGAACGACTCACTCGATCCGAGCTATCGCCTGTCATCTGGGCCGTGCCCCGAGTACCGTATCGCGTGAAATCGCTCGCCATACGATTGACTCCATCAAAGGCTACGATGCCAGTCTCGCCGGCTACCGGGCCCGCCTAACGCGTCATCGGCCACGTCAGCGCCCCAAGCTGCATCCCGACGGCGAGTTGTTCGAGGTCGTGGTCCATCTGCTGCGCAAGTACTGGTCACCGCAGCAAATAGCCCGCACACTGAAACGCATGTCTCCCAACGATTCACATCGACAAGTTTCTCATGAGGCCATCTACAACGCGCTCTATGTGATGCCCCGTGGCAGCCTCAAAAAAGAGCTCATCGCCTGTTTGCGGCAGGGCAACGGCAAGCGTCGGCCACGCAGCCGTGGCTCAGATCGACGCCAGCAGATTCCCGATCTGGTCAGTATCCACATGCGGCCGCCTGAGATCGAAGACCGCTTGATGCCTGGCCACTGGGAGGGCGACCTCATCATTGGCGCCAATAATCGCTCCGCGGTCGGTACATTGGTGGAGCGCACCACGCGGCTGGTGATCCTGGCGAAGGTGGATGGCACCACGGCTACGGCGGCGGCGGTTGGCTTCAGCGACAAGCTCAATGAAGTGCCTCGATCCCTGCGTCTGTCCATGACGTACGACCAAGGCAGGGAGATGGTTAAACATGCCGAGATCACCCAAAAGACCGGTACGGCCATCTACTTCGCTGACCCGCATAGCCCATGGCAGCGGGGCTCGAATGAGAACACCAACGGGCTGTTACGGCAGTACCTGCCGAAAGGCACAGATCTTTCTGTCTACAGCCAAGAAGAGCTCGACGCGATCGCGGACTCACTAAACACGCGGCCGCGCAAGACACTGGACTGGCGCACGCCAATGGAAGTATACGCCGAGGTGCTCAAGAAATCGGTCGCCGGTCCCGGCACCCTTCAATAG
- a CDS encoding DEAD/DEAH box helicase produces MAGFVAKSYQQQALDSLLAYLKACRELGDADTAFYQTTRALWGQGVPYRPLAGFNPAMPYFCLRIPTGGGKTWLAARSVGMVNAHLLHVSHSVVLWLVPSNAIREQTLRALKDPRHPYHAALSDAGPVTVLDIDEAKSVTPGTLSSSTVIIVCTRQAFQVEETESRKVYESSGALMGHFDNLTAEQKEKLLRSEDGAAVPYSLANVLRLHRPFVIVDEAHNNRTALGFETLRRLSPSGILELTATPDTTHTPSNVLHSVWAAELKAEEMIKLPIRLETQPEWQKCLSQAIAWRDELQGRADAERRKGASPIRPIVLIQAEPRRSGHETLDVETLWQELQDNHQIPVECIARATSEYKELEALEQAYAKGIMDPDCPVTFVITQRALAEGWDCPWAYILVSMAELHSSTAVEQLLGRVLRQPEAKDRPDGALNQSYAYVVSRSFRDTADSLRDSLVKGAGFERREAREFVEATQPQQTPLDFERFKARSSFTPIPVTLTDKPAKRDLNKLGDKVAWEPKTKTLTIQQPLDDADAETASQAVASGEDREAVVQAVEESRKQASVEYFQTPSELGKLLVVPQMGLRVQGELQLFDDPEVLNYPWDISLYDANPTTSQQKRLEGNGVAEVGKIDTDDNAGRINVDFMKGVTHDLALSYQPEHFNAVDLAAWLCRNLPDQTLTHESKRAFVTRWVQGLLKLDTLNLAYLSSHKFLLREMLEQRVGELRQRAVKQAYQDSLFDSDKKVDVVVGGSGMEFEFPPYGYAPNRVYDNRFGHASFRHHYYGQVGDFDSKEELECAIWLDDQARKGKIEFWVRNLDRKPACAFFLQKADGKFWPDFICKLPDDKILIVEYKGGDRYSTDKAKEDRMIGELWAKESQGRARFVMVTNRDWDSIADLMQ; encoded by the coding sequence ATGGCCGGATTCGTTGCAAAATCCTATCAGCAGCAGGCACTCGATTCACTGCTGGCCTACTTGAAGGCTTGTCGGGAGCTGGGGGATGCGGATACTGCGTTTTATCAGACAACGAGGGCGCTTTGGGGGCAAGGCGTTCCCTATCGACCTCTAGCAGGTTTTAACCCGGCGATGCCGTACTTCTGCCTACGTATTCCGACCGGTGGCGGCAAAACGTGGCTAGCGGCACGGTCGGTTGGCATGGTAAATGCGCATTTGCTTCATGTTTCCCACAGCGTGGTGCTATGGCTGGTGCCTTCCAATGCTATTCGCGAGCAGACGCTAAGGGCACTCAAAGACCCTCGGCATCCCTATCATGCTGCCCTGAGTGATGCCGGACCGGTCACGGTCCTGGATATCGACGAAGCAAAGAGCGTGACGCCCGGCACCCTTTCCAGCAGTACGGTGATCATTGTCTGTACGCGACAGGCCTTCCAAGTTGAAGAGACCGAAAGTCGCAAGGTCTATGAGTCGAGCGGCGCGTTGATGGGGCATTTCGACAATCTGACGGCTGAGCAGAAGGAAAAGTTACTCCGTAGCGAGGATGGCGCCGCGGTGCCATATTCGCTAGCCAATGTGTTACGCCTACACCGGCCATTCGTGATCGTTGATGAGGCGCACAACAATCGCACCGCTTTGGGTTTCGAAACGCTTCGACGTCTGAGCCCTTCCGGTATTTTGGAACTCACCGCGACACCGGATACCACGCATACGCCCAGTAATGTGCTGCATAGTGTGTGGGCCGCCGAGCTGAAAGCCGAGGAAATGATCAAGCTGCCAATCCGCCTGGAAACCCAGCCGGAGTGGCAAAAGTGCCTTAGTCAAGCCATTGCCTGGCGTGATGAGTTGCAAGGACGAGCCGATGCCGAACGACGCAAAGGGGCATCTCCCATTCGCCCGATCGTGTTGATTCAGGCTGAGCCACGCCGCTCGGGGCATGAGACGCTAGATGTCGAAACACTGTGGCAAGAGTTGCAGGACAATCATCAGATCCCGGTTGAATGCATCGCACGGGCAACTAGCGAATATAAGGAACTGGAGGCGCTGGAACAGGCCTATGCAAAAGGCATTATGGATCCTGATTGCCCAGTGACATTCGTTATTACGCAACGGGCCTTGGCCGAAGGGTGGGACTGCCCATGGGCGTATATCTTGGTGAGCATGGCGGAACTGCATTCCTCGACGGCGGTGGAGCAGCTTCTTGGGCGTGTGCTACGTCAGCCAGAGGCGAAGGACAGGCCGGATGGCGCGCTGAACCAGTCCTATGCCTACGTCGTGTCACGTAGCTTCCGTGATACTGCCGATAGCCTGCGTGATAGCTTGGTCAAAGGGGCTGGGTTTGAACGCCGGGAAGCGCGGGAATTTGTTGAAGCCACCCAACCGCAACAGACACCGCTCGATTTTGAACGTTTCAAGGCACGTTCCTCTTTCACGCCGATCCCTGTGACACTGACGGATAAGCCCGCCAAGCGTGATCTCAACAAGTTGGGCGATAAAGTGGCATGGGAGCCCAAGACCAAGACGCTCACCATCCAGCAACCGTTGGACGACGCCGATGCAGAGACGGCGTCACAGGCGGTAGCCTCGGGTGAAGATCGCGAAGCGGTAGTGCAGGCAGTCGAAGAGAGTCGAAAACAAGCCAGTGTCGAGTATTTTCAGACACCTTCGGAATTGGGGAAGCTATTAGTCGTACCGCAAATGGGGTTGCGCGTTCAGGGAGAATTGCAGCTTTTCGATGACCCTGAAGTGTTGAACTATCCGTGGGATATTTCGTTATACGATGCTAATCCGACGACGTCTCAGCAGAAACGTCTCGAAGGCAACGGCGTTGCGGAAGTCGGCAAGATTGACACCGACGACAATGCGGGGCGTATCAATGTCGATTTCATGAAAGGGGTGACGCATGATCTGGCGCTGAGCTATCAGCCGGAGCATTTCAATGCTGTCGACCTAGCGGCTTGGTTGTGTCGCAATTTACCCGATCAAACGCTAACGCATGAAAGCAAGCGTGCCTTTGTCACTCGCTGGGTCCAAGGGCTTTTGAAACTTGATACTCTGAATCTTGCTTATCTGAGTTCACATAAGTTCTTGCTGCGAGAGATGCTTGAGCAACGTGTTGGTGAGCTGCGTCAACGTGCGGTGAAGCAGGCGTATCAAGATTCTCTTTTCGATAGCGATAAAAAAGTCGACGTTGTTGTCGGTGGGTCGGGGATGGAATTTGAATTTCCTCCCTATGGCTATGCACCTAACCGGGTTTACGATAACCGCTTTGGTCATGCGAGTTTTCGGCATCATTACTATGGTCAGGTTGGAGACTTTGATAGCAAGGAAGAGCTTGAATGTGCTATCTGGTTGGATGATCAGGCTCGAAAGGGAAAGATTGAGTTCTGGGTTAGAAATCTGGATCGTAAACCTGCATGTGCTTTCTTTCTACAAAAAGCTGATGGAAAATTTTGGCCAGATTTTATCTGTAAACTGCCCGACGACAAGATTTTAATTGTTGAATATAAGGGTGGTGATCGTTATTCGACGGATAAGGCCAAGGAAGACCGCATGATCGGTGAGCTATGGGCCAAGGAAAGCCAAGGTCGAGCAAGGTTTGTTATGGTCACTAACCGCGATTGGGACTCGATTGCGGACTTAATGCAGTGA